A window from Littorina saxatilis isolate snail1 linkage group LG9, US_GU_Lsax_2.0, whole genome shotgun sequence encodes these proteins:
- the LOC138977175 gene encoding uncharacterized protein gives MASRTESSSDRIARWRSLAEELGVKSTSIPEFIAERMTREDAEQARLELEKEKLELERKAYQDKLELEGKAYQDKLEVARRETDERVKYVQAQRETDEKAAEEKQRQEKEDHDRKQKQEREEHDLRMHLLQKESESKRVKKESRDRADNDGDSSGEEESSDLRGFRPSIPMFDESKEDIATWLKRFERVATLYKWKRNTWATRVSTRLSGRAVEVYNTLDDDSADDYEGLKVALLGRYQLTAETYRRRLRTCKRKEHETFRQFGARIEENLTKWHELSEITELKQLVLLEQFLQTLSADMAAYVKERKPQTLAEAVKSAEIHFEAHRDSKKFFQHDRDQGGKADAGEKKKSGDNSFGTSGRKCYICESPKHLARDCPKKSKSTGAMNSGPVKSLPPVSVPTLCTPCSQQDYDPRCLVVVDGIAVEGSRDTGSQVCVVKSSLVSRSQFTGQDLEVSMAEKDIKRRYPVIKVQVDCPFYTGEVEAIVMDTPVADFIVGNYARLGDSNVLPVYAVSKVVSVVTRAQAAAEGKRPTLLHVAAPGLEAVTPEQLHDLQRNDSTLKSCREAADRRDVRTSGHSGEVGFVWKKRILYREYRGGGSVYTQVVVPQQLRLGVIKLAHEPPMGGHMGVQRTRDRVWQQFFWPGMCADIRRFVLSCDQCQKVSHKPQKVPLGKMPLIDTPFERVAIDLVGPIIPASESGNRYILVFVDYATRYPEAIPLKSIEAVKVAEAMWAVWTRVGIPSEILTDRGTQFMSEVMKEVERLLAIKGLATTPYHAQGNGLVERYNGTLKTMLRKLAQEKPKQWDRYIPALLFAYREVPQESLGFSPFELLYGRTVRGPSHKHAKVFNRKTVRRQFQPGDKVLLLLPQKKNKLQLCWQGPFNVLEKKGESDYRIRIYGREKLYHANLLKLGATTLLLSSNIGPAPSLQHVCRVTALNRAESLTPATETQVST, from the exons ATGGCGTCTAGGACGGAAAGTAGTTCGGATAGGATTGCTAGATGGCGTTCACTTGCTGAGGAGCTAGGTGTTAAATCTACCAGTATTCCTGAGTTTATTGCCGAGCGAATGACCCGTGAAGATGCGGAACAGGCTAGACTGGAGCTAGAGAAGGAGAAACTAGAGCTGGAAAGGAAAGCTTATCAGGACAAGCTAGAACTGGAAGGGAAAGCTTATCAGGACAAGCTAGAAGTAGCGCGTCGAGAGACTGATGAGAGAGTTAAGTATGTTCAAGCTCAGCGAGAGACTGATGAGAAAGCCGCGGAAGAAAAACAAAGGCAAGAGAAAGAGGACCATGACCGTAAgcaaaagcaggaaagagaagaGCATGACCTTCGTATGCACCTCCTGCAGAAAGAGTCTGAAAGTAAGAGGGTGAAGAAAGAAAGTAGGGATAGGGCTGATAATGATGGAGATTCCTCAGGTGAAGAAGAGTCTAGTGACCTTCGTGGTTTTCGGCCTTCCATACCAATGTTTGATGAGAGCAAAGAGGACATAGCTACTTGGTTGAAAAGGTTTGAGAGAGTCGCTACCTTGTACAAGTGGAAGAGAAATACATGGGCAACTAGGGTCTCGACTAGGTTGTCGGGTAGGGCTGTAGAAGTGTACAACACTCTTGATGATGATAGCGCAGACGACTATGAGGGTTTGAAGGTCGCGTTGTTAGGCCGCTATCAGCTCACAGCAGAAACTTACCGCCGTCGTCTCAGAACCTGCAAGAGAAAGGAACATGAAACGTTCAGACAGTTCGGTGCTCGCATTGAAGAGAATTTGACTAAGTGGCATGAGCTTTCCGAGATCACAGAACTGAAACAGTTGGTTTTGCTTGAACAGTTCTTGCAGACCCTGAGCGCGGACATGGCCGCGTACGTTAAGGAGAGAAAACCTCAGACGTTAGCCGAAGCAGTTAAGTCCGCTGAGATTCATTTTGAAGCACACCGTGATAGCAAGAAGTTTTTTCAGCATGATCGTGATCAGGGTGGAAAGGCTGACGCTggtgaaaagaagaaaagtggaGATAACTCATTTGGTACATCCGGTAGGAAGTGTTACATCTGTGAATCCCCCAAACATTTGGCTAGAGATTGCCCCAAGAAGAGCAAGTCGACTGGAGCGATGAATAGTGGTCCTGTGAAGTCCTTACCGCCCGTCAGTGTGCCTACTTTGTGTACTCCCTGTAGCCAGCAAGACTACGACCCGAGATGCCTGGTGGTAGTAGATGGTATTGCAGTGGAGGGGTCGCGTGATACTGGATCTCAGGTTTGTGTCGTGAAGAGTTCATTAGTTTCAAGGTCTCAGTTCACAGGACAGGATCTTGAGGTTTCTATGGCTGAGAAAGACATCAAGAGGCGCTATCCAGTGATTAAGGTTCAGGTTGATTGTCCTTTCTACACTGGTGAGGTTGAGGCTATCGTCATGGATACACCTGTTGCTGACTTCATTGTAGGTAATTACGCCCGGCTGGGTGATTCGAACGTTCTACCGGTGTACGCTGTGTCCAAGGTTGTTTCAGTTGTCACTCGTGCTCAGGCTGCCGCTGAAGGAAAGAGGCCGACTTTGTTGCATGTTGCTGCTCCGGGTCTAGAAGCAGTCACCCCTGAGCAGTTGCATGACCTTCAGCGGAATGATTCGACTTTGAAGAGTTGTCGTGAGGCGGCAGATCGCCGGGACGTCAGAACGTCTGGTCACTCCGGTGAAGTTGGGTTTGTCTGGAAGAAAAGGATTCTGTACCGTGAGTATCGCGGTGGTGGTAGCGTCTATACTCAGGTTGTTGTTCCCCAGCAGTTGAGGTTAGGTGTTATCAAGTTGGCTCATGAACCGCCTATGGGAGGGCACATGGGTGTTCAGAGGACACGTGATCGAGTTTGGCAGCAGTTCTTTTGGCCAGGTATGTGCGCAGACATACGTCGCTTTGTGTTGTCTTGTGATCAGTGTCAGAAGGTTTCTCATAAGCCACAGAAGGTACCGTTAGGTAAGATGCCTCTCATCGATACGCCGTTCGAGCGTGTGGCGATCGATCTGGTGGGTCCCATCATCCCTGCTTCTGAGTCTGGTAACCGGTACATCTTGGTGtttgtggactacgctactcggtaCCCGGAAGCCATTCCATTGAAGTCGATTGAGGCTGTGAAGGTTGCAGAAGCGATGTGGGCAGTCTGGACTCGAGTAGGAATTCCCTCAGAGATTTTGACAGACCGTGGTACTCAGTTCATGTCCGAGGTGATGAAAGAGGTGGAGCGTTTGCTGGCCATCAAGGGTTTAGCGACTACTCCGTATCATGCGCAAGGAAACGGATTGGTGGAACGATACAACGGAACTCTCAAGACCATGCTACGCAAGCTTGCTCAAGAGAAACCGAAGCAGTGGGATCGCTACATTCCTGCACTCCTCTTCGCTTATCGTGAAGTTCCACAGGAGAGTCTTGGATTCTCTCCTTTTGAGCTTCTATACGGCAGGACAGTGCGAGGACCCAGCCAT AAACACGCGAAGGTGTTCAACCGGAAGACAGTTCGAAGACAGTTCCAGCCTGGAGACAAGGTTTTGTTGCTGCtgccgcagaagaagaacaaactgCAGTTGTGTTGGCAGGGACCGTTCAACGTTCTGGAGAAGAAGGGCGAGTCAGACTACAGGATTCGGATCTATGGGCGTGAGAAGCTGTACCACGCCAATCTTCTCAAGct TGGCGCAACCACGCTGCTGTTGAGCAGCAACATCGGACCGGCGCCGTCGCTGCAGCATGTGTGCCGTGTGACAGCTCTCAACCGGGCTGAAtctctcacccccgcgacaGAGACGCAGGTGTCGACCTGA